A genome region from Coturnix japonica isolate 7356 chromosome 13, Coturnix japonica 2.1, whole genome shotgun sequence includes the following:
- the TBC1D9B gene encoding TBC1 domain family member 9B isoform X2 encodes MWLGPEEVLLANALWVTERANPYFLLQRRRGHGKGGGLTGLLVGTLDVVLDSSARVAPYRILHQTQDSQVYWAVACGSSRKEITKHWEWLENNLLQTLSIFDNEEDITTFVKGKIHGIIAEENKNQQPQSEEDPGKFKEAELKMRKQFGMPEEEKLVNYYSCSYWKGRVPRQGWLYLTVNHLCFYSFLLGKEVTLVIQWVDVTQLEKNATLLFPECIKVSTRDSELYFSMFLNINETFKFMEQLANIAMRQLLDNESFLQDKSLPKPRKPLKNISALKRDLDARAKNECYRATFRLPKDECLDGHTDCTLWTPFNKMHIPGQMFVSNNYICFASKAEEACHLIIPLREVTIVEKADSSSVLPSPLSISTKSKMTFFFANLKDRDFLVQRISDFLQRTPSKKPLSSEREWKWNSGDLGCEEGPELPSSSPLAVSPTSALNNRPVNFCAGEVPTASQGLLKLFRRNSEELLGPKGAKEKMKEESWNIHFFEYGRGMCMYRTTKTRELVQKGIPENLRGELWLLFSGAWNEMVTHPGYYADLVEKSMGKYNLATEEIERDLHRSMPEHPAFQNELGIAALRRVLTAYAFRNPTIGYCQAMNIVTSVLLLYCNEEEAFWLLVALCERMLPDYYNTRVVGALVDQGIFEELTREYLPQLSEKMQELGVISTISLSWFLTLFLSVMPFESAVVIVDCFFYEGIKFILQVSLAILDANMEKLLQCCDEGEAMTILGRYLDNVVNRQSVSPPIPHLHALLTSGDDPPLEIDIFDLIRTSYEKFSNLKADDIEQMRFKQRLKVIQSLEDTAKKSVVRAVSSDIGFSIEELEELYVVFKAKYLMSCYWGNNRAAAARRDQSLPYLEQYRIDMEQFKELFIALTPWSCGAHTPVLAGRLFRLLDENRDSLINFKEFVTGMSGMYHGDLTEKLKVLYKLHLPPALNPEETESALEATSYFTEDVTAEELDFCLHCESQETQEEKGRRNDSGQEKEEKGTSPQDYRYYLRMWAKEKESKKETIKDLPKMSQEQFIELCKTLYNMFSEDPVEQELYHAIATVASLLLRIGEVGKKFSNRPMRKSEDCKTASSQDPVSEEESPTSEQSQNSTVEQQPRADREDKTCRDVQPEKPEQENQTLGDGSGEGQGSPLQLLSDDETKDDMSMSSYSMVSTGSLQCEDIADDTVLVGCEGGSSAARYGSTIDTDWSISFEQILASMLTETALVNYFEKKVNILQKIKDQKKVERQFSSSSDYELSSVSG; translated from the exons GATCATCTCGAAAGGAGATCACAAAGCATTGGGAATGGCTGGAGAATAACTTACTGCAGACTCTGTCCATCTTTGATAATGAAGAAGATATCACCACCTTTGTCAAGGGCAAGATACAT GGAATTATAGCTGAAGAGAATAAGAACCAGCAGCCTCAGAGCGAAGAGGATCCAGGTAAATTCAAAGAGGCTGAACTGAAGATGCGGAAGCAGTTTGGGATGccagaagaagagaaattgGTGAACTACTACTCTTGCAGTTACTGGAAAGGACGTGTAcccaggcagggctggctgtaCCTCACTGTCAATCACCTCTGTTTCTATTCATTCCTGCTGGGCAAAGAGG tgacGCTGGTGATTCAGTGGGTGGATGTAACCCAGCTAGAAAAAAATGCTACGCTGCTGTTCCCTGAGTGCATTAAAGTGAGCACAAGGGACAGtgaactttatttttccatgtttctgaACATCAATGAGACCTTCAAGTTCATGGAGCAGCTGGCTAACATTGCTATGCGGCAGCTGCTGGATAACGAGAGCTTCCTGCAGGACAAGTCCCTCCCAAAGCCCAGGAAGCCTCTGAAGAACATCTCTGCACTAAAAAG AGACCTGGATGCTCGGGCCAAAAATGAATGCTACCGTGCCACTTTCCGGCTGCCCAAGGATGAGTGCCTGGATGGACACACAGACTGCACGTTGTGGACACCATTCAACAAGATGCACATTCCTGGTCAGATGTTTGTTTCCAACAATTACATCTGCTTTGCCAGCAAGGCAGAGGAGGCCTGTCATCTCATCATTCCTCTCAGGGAG GTGACAATAGTTGAGAAGGCAGATAGCTCCAGTGTCTTGCCCAGCCCTCTGTCCATCAGCACTAAAAGTAAAATGACCTTCTTCTTTGCCAATCTGAAGGACCGAGATTTCTTGGTGCAGAGAATCTCCGACTTCTTGCAGAGAACCCCATCCAAGAAACCTCTCAGCAGCGAGAGGGAATGGAAGTGGAATTCGGGTGATCTTGGCTGTGAG gaagGTCCGGAGCTGCCTTCCAGCAGCCCTCTTGCAGTTAGCCCCACGTCTGCTCTCAACAATCGACCTGTCAACTTCTGTGCTGGTGAAGTGCCAACTGCATCCCAGGGACTGCTCaaacttttcagaagaaattctgagGAGCTTTTGGGACCCAAAGGG gcaaaggagaagaTGAAGGAGGAGTCTTggaacattcatttctttgaatATGGGAGAGGGATGTGTATGTATCGTACTACCAAGACTAGGGAGCTGGTGCAGAAAGGAATCCCAGAGAATCTTCGTGGAGAACTGTGGCTCCTTTTCTCAG GGGCTTGGAATGAGATGGTCACTCATCCTGGTTACTATGCAGATCTTGTGGAAAAGTCGATGGGAAAGTACAATCTTGCTACAGAAGAAATTGAGAGAGATCTGCACCGTTCTATGCCAGAACATCCTGCCTTCCAGAATGAGTTGGGAATTGCTGCTCTCCGGAGGGTCTTAACAGCTTATGCATTCAGGAATCCAACAATTGGATACTGTCAG GCAATGAACATTGTaacatcagtgctgctgttatACTGCAATGAGGAGGAGGCTTTCTGGCTCCTAGTGGCTTTATGTGAGCGGATGTTGCCAGATTACTACAATACAAGAGTAGTGG GTGCATTGGTGGACCAGGGCATCTTTGAAGAACTCACACGAGAGTATCTTCCACAGCTGTCAGAAAAGAtgcaggagctgggagtgaTTTCCACCATATCCCTTTCTTGGTTCCTCACACTCTTCCTCAGTGTCATGCCCTTTGAAAGTGCTGTTGTCATTGTTGACTGTTTTTTCTATGAGGGCATCAAGTTTATCTTGCAGGTGTCATTGGCCATTCTTGATGCCAACATGGAGAAGTTGTTACAGTGCTGTGATGAAGGTGAAGCAATGACTATTCTGGGCAG gtATTTGGACAACGTAGTTAACAGGCAGAGTGTCTCACCTCCTATTCCACACCTGCATGCCTTATTGACAAGTGGGGATGACCCACCACTTGAAATTGACATCTTTGACCTCATCAGAACATCCTATGAG AAATTTAGCAATTTGAAGGCAGATGACATTGAACAAATGCGTTTTAAACAAAGGCTGAAGGTGATCCAGTCTCTGGAGGACACGGCCAAGAAGAGTGTG GTCCGGGCTGTGTCTAGTGACATTGGTTTCTCTATTGAAGAACTAGAAGAGCTGTATGTAGTGTTCAAG GCAAAGTACCTGATGAGCTGCTACTGGGGAAATAATCGTGCTGCAGCTGCCCGCCGAGATCAGAGCCTGCCCTACCTGGAGCAGTATCGCATAGACATGGAGCAGTTCAAAGAGCTCTTCATCGCTTTGACCCCCTGGTCCTGTGGTGCACATACCCCTGTGCTAGCAGGGCGCTTGTTCCGGCTTCTGGATGAGAACAGGGATTCTCTCATTAACTTCAAGGAGTTTGTGACGGGGATGA GTGGGATGTACCATGGTGACCTCACTGAAAAGCTCAAAGTACTTTACAAACTGCATCTGCCTCCTG CTCTGAATCCAGAGGAAACAGAGTCTGCTTTGGAGGCCACAAGTTATTTCACAGAGGATGTTACAGCAGAAG AGCTGGATTTCTGCCTGCACTGTGAGTCTCAAG AAACccaggaagagaaaggaagaagaaatgacagTGGTCAAGAAAAAG AGGAGAAAGGTACCAGCCCACAGGACTATAGATACTACCTAAGAATGTGGGCCAAGGAGAAAGAGTCCAAGAAGGAAACTATTAAAGATCTCCCCAAAATGAGCCAG GAACAGTTCATAGAGTTATGCAAGACTCTTTACAACATGTTCAGTGAGGACCCAGTAGAGCAAGAGCTGTACCATGCTATTGCCACTGTTGCCAGCCTCCTCCTGCGAATTGGGGAGGTTGGAAAAAAGTTCTCCAACAGACCCATGAGGAAGTCTGAGGACTGCAAAACAGCCAGTAGCCAAGATCCCGTGAGTGAAGAGGAGTCGCCTACATCTGAACAGAGTCAGAACTCAACAGTGGAGCAGCAGCCCCGAGCTGATCGTGAGGACAAAACCTGCAGAGATGTTCAGCCTGAAAAGCCTGAGCAGGAGAACCAAACTCTAGGAGATGGTTCAGGGGAAGGACAAGGCTCTCCTTTACAGCTGCTATCAGATGATGAAACCAAAGATGATATGTCCATGTCTTCCTACTCCATGGTCAGCACAGGCTCCTTGCAGTGTGAAGACATTGCAGATGACACGGTCCTAGTTGGCTGTGAAGGTGGTAGTTCAGCTGCCAGGTACGGCAGTACCATTGATACTGACTGGTCTATTTCCTTTGAGCAGATCTTGGCTTCCATGCTGACTGAGACAGCTCTTGTAAACTATTTTGAGAAAAAAGTCAACATTCTCCAAAAGATCAAAGATCAGAAGAAGGTAGAGAGGCAGTTCAGTTCATCCAGCGACTATGAGCTTTCTTCTGTGTCAGGGTGA
- the TBC1D9B gene encoding TBC1 domain family member 9B isoform X3: MWLGPEEVLLANALWVTERANPYFLLQRRRGHGKGGGLTGLLVGTLDVVLDSSARVAPYRILHQTQDSQVYWAVACGSSRKEITKHWEWLENNLLQTLSIFDNEEDITTFVKGKIHGIIAEENKNQQPQSEEDPGKFKEAELKMRKQFGMPEEEKLVNYYSCSYWKGRVPRQGWLYLTVNHLCFYSFLLGKEVTLVIQWVDVTQLEKNATLLFPECIKVSTRDSELYFSMFLNINETFKFMEQLANIAMRQLLDNESFLQDKSLPKPRKPLKNISALKRDLDARAKNECYRATFRLPKDECLDGHTDCTLWTPFNKMHIPGQMFVSNNYICFASKAEEACHLIIPLREVTIVEKADSSSVLPSPLSISTKSKMTFFFANLKDRDFLVQRISDFLQRTPSKKPLSSEREWKWNSGDLGCEEGPELPSSSPLAVSPTSALNNRPVNFCAGEVPTASQGLLKLFRRNSEELLGPKGAKEKMKEESWNIHFFEYGRGMCMYRTTKTRELVQKGIPENLRGELWLLFSGAWNEMVTHPGYYADLVEKSMGKYNLATEEIERDLHRSMPEHPAFQNELGIAALRRVLTAYAFRNPTIGYCQAMNIVTSVLLLYCNEEEAFWLLVALCERMLPDYYNTRVVGALVDQGIFEELTREYLPQLSEKMQELGVISTISLSWFLTLFLSVMPFESAVVIVDCFFYEGIKFILQVSLAILDANMEKLLQCCDEGEAMTILGRYLDNVVNRQSVSPPIPHLHALLTSGDDPPLEIDIFDLIRTSYEKFSNLKADDIEQMRFKQRLKVIQSLEDTAKKSVVRAVSSDIGFSIEELEELYVVFKAKYLMSCYWGNNRAAAARRDQSLPYLEQYRIDMEQFKELFIALTPWSCGAHTPVLAGRLFRLLDENRDSLINFKEFVTGMSGMYHGDLTEKLKVLYKLHLPPALNPEETESALEATSYFTEDVTAEETQEEKGRRNDSGQEKEEKGTSPQDYRYYLRMWAKEKESKKETIKDLPKMSQEQFIELCKTLYNMFSEDPVEQELYHAIATVASLLLRIGEVGKKFSNRPMRKSEDCKTASSQDPVSEEESPTSEQSQNSTVEQQPRADREDKTCRDVQPEKPEQENQTLGDGSGEGQGSPLQLLSDDETKDDMSMSSYSMVSTGSLQCEDIADDTVLVGCEGGSSAARYGSTIDTDWSISFEQILASMLTETALVNYFEKKVNILQKIKDQKKVERQFSSSSDYELSSVSG, from the exons GATCATCTCGAAAGGAGATCACAAAGCATTGGGAATGGCTGGAGAATAACTTACTGCAGACTCTGTCCATCTTTGATAATGAAGAAGATATCACCACCTTTGTCAAGGGCAAGATACAT GGAATTATAGCTGAAGAGAATAAGAACCAGCAGCCTCAGAGCGAAGAGGATCCAGGTAAATTCAAAGAGGCTGAACTGAAGATGCGGAAGCAGTTTGGGATGccagaagaagagaaattgGTGAACTACTACTCTTGCAGTTACTGGAAAGGACGTGTAcccaggcagggctggctgtaCCTCACTGTCAATCACCTCTGTTTCTATTCATTCCTGCTGGGCAAAGAGG tgacGCTGGTGATTCAGTGGGTGGATGTAACCCAGCTAGAAAAAAATGCTACGCTGCTGTTCCCTGAGTGCATTAAAGTGAGCACAAGGGACAGtgaactttatttttccatgtttctgaACATCAATGAGACCTTCAAGTTCATGGAGCAGCTGGCTAACATTGCTATGCGGCAGCTGCTGGATAACGAGAGCTTCCTGCAGGACAAGTCCCTCCCAAAGCCCAGGAAGCCTCTGAAGAACATCTCTGCACTAAAAAG AGACCTGGATGCTCGGGCCAAAAATGAATGCTACCGTGCCACTTTCCGGCTGCCCAAGGATGAGTGCCTGGATGGACACACAGACTGCACGTTGTGGACACCATTCAACAAGATGCACATTCCTGGTCAGATGTTTGTTTCCAACAATTACATCTGCTTTGCCAGCAAGGCAGAGGAGGCCTGTCATCTCATCATTCCTCTCAGGGAG GTGACAATAGTTGAGAAGGCAGATAGCTCCAGTGTCTTGCCCAGCCCTCTGTCCATCAGCACTAAAAGTAAAATGACCTTCTTCTTTGCCAATCTGAAGGACCGAGATTTCTTGGTGCAGAGAATCTCCGACTTCTTGCAGAGAACCCCATCCAAGAAACCTCTCAGCAGCGAGAGGGAATGGAAGTGGAATTCGGGTGATCTTGGCTGTGAG gaagGTCCGGAGCTGCCTTCCAGCAGCCCTCTTGCAGTTAGCCCCACGTCTGCTCTCAACAATCGACCTGTCAACTTCTGTGCTGGTGAAGTGCCAACTGCATCCCAGGGACTGCTCaaacttttcagaagaaattctgagGAGCTTTTGGGACCCAAAGGG gcaaaggagaagaTGAAGGAGGAGTCTTggaacattcatttctttgaatATGGGAGAGGGATGTGTATGTATCGTACTACCAAGACTAGGGAGCTGGTGCAGAAAGGAATCCCAGAGAATCTTCGTGGAGAACTGTGGCTCCTTTTCTCAG GGGCTTGGAATGAGATGGTCACTCATCCTGGTTACTATGCAGATCTTGTGGAAAAGTCGATGGGAAAGTACAATCTTGCTACAGAAGAAATTGAGAGAGATCTGCACCGTTCTATGCCAGAACATCCTGCCTTCCAGAATGAGTTGGGAATTGCTGCTCTCCGGAGGGTCTTAACAGCTTATGCATTCAGGAATCCAACAATTGGATACTGTCAG GCAATGAACATTGTaacatcagtgctgctgttatACTGCAATGAGGAGGAGGCTTTCTGGCTCCTAGTGGCTTTATGTGAGCGGATGTTGCCAGATTACTACAATACAAGAGTAGTGG GTGCATTGGTGGACCAGGGCATCTTTGAAGAACTCACACGAGAGTATCTTCCACAGCTGTCAGAAAAGAtgcaggagctgggagtgaTTTCCACCATATCCCTTTCTTGGTTCCTCACACTCTTCCTCAGTGTCATGCCCTTTGAAAGTGCTGTTGTCATTGTTGACTGTTTTTTCTATGAGGGCATCAAGTTTATCTTGCAGGTGTCATTGGCCATTCTTGATGCCAACATGGAGAAGTTGTTACAGTGCTGTGATGAAGGTGAAGCAATGACTATTCTGGGCAG gtATTTGGACAACGTAGTTAACAGGCAGAGTGTCTCACCTCCTATTCCACACCTGCATGCCTTATTGACAAGTGGGGATGACCCACCACTTGAAATTGACATCTTTGACCTCATCAGAACATCCTATGAG AAATTTAGCAATTTGAAGGCAGATGACATTGAACAAATGCGTTTTAAACAAAGGCTGAAGGTGATCCAGTCTCTGGAGGACACGGCCAAGAAGAGTGTG GTCCGGGCTGTGTCTAGTGACATTGGTTTCTCTATTGAAGAACTAGAAGAGCTGTATGTAGTGTTCAAG GCAAAGTACCTGATGAGCTGCTACTGGGGAAATAATCGTGCTGCAGCTGCCCGCCGAGATCAGAGCCTGCCCTACCTGGAGCAGTATCGCATAGACATGGAGCAGTTCAAAGAGCTCTTCATCGCTTTGACCCCCTGGTCCTGTGGTGCACATACCCCTGTGCTAGCAGGGCGCTTGTTCCGGCTTCTGGATGAGAACAGGGATTCTCTCATTAACTTCAAGGAGTTTGTGACGGGGATGA GTGGGATGTACCATGGTGACCTCACTGAAAAGCTCAAAGTACTTTACAAACTGCATCTGCCTCCTG CTCTGAATCCAGAGGAAACAGAGTCTGCTTTGGAGGCCACAAGTTATTTCACAGAGGATGTTACAGCAGAAG AAACccaggaagagaaaggaagaagaaatgacagTGGTCAAGAAAAAG AGGAGAAAGGTACCAGCCCACAGGACTATAGATACTACCTAAGAATGTGGGCCAAGGAGAAAGAGTCCAAGAAGGAAACTATTAAAGATCTCCCCAAAATGAGCCAG GAACAGTTCATAGAGTTATGCAAGACTCTTTACAACATGTTCAGTGAGGACCCAGTAGAGCAAGAGCTGTACCATGCTATTGCCACTGTTGCCAGCCTCCTCCTGCGAATTGGGGAGGTTGGAAAAAAGTTCTCCAACAGACCCATGAGGAAGTCTGAGGACTGCAAAACAGCCAGTAGCCAAGATCCCGTGAGTGAAGAGGAGTCGCCTACATCTGAACAGAGTCAGAACTCAACAGTGGAGCAGCAGCCCCGAGCTGATCGTGAGGACAAAACCTGCAGAGATGTTCAGCCTGAAAAGCCTGAGCAGGAGAACCAAACTCTAGGAGATGGTTCAGGGGAAGGACAAGGCTCTCCTTTACAGCTGCTATCAGATGATGAAACCAAAGATGATATGTCCATGTCTTCCTACTCCATGGTCAGCACAGGCTCCTTGCAGTGTGAAGACATTGCAGATGACACGGTCCTAGTTGGCTGTGAAGGTGGTAGTTCAGCTGCCAGGTACGGCAGTACCATTGATACTGACTGGTCTATTTCCTTTGAGCAGATCTTGGCTTCCATGCTGACTGAGACAGCTCTTGTAAACTATTTTGAGAAAAAAGTCAACATTCTCCAAAAGATCAAAGATCAGAAGAAGGTAGAGAGGCAGTTCAGTTCATCCAGCGACTATGAGCTTTCTTCTGTGTCAGGGTGA
- the TBC1D9B gene encoding TBC1 domain family member 9B isoform X1, which yields MWLGPEEVLLANALWVTERANPYFLLQRRRGHGKGGGLTGLLVGTLDVVLDSSARVAPYRILHQTQDSQVYWAVACGSSRKEITKHWEWLENNLLQTLSIFDNEEDITTFVKGKIHGIIAEENKNQQPQSEEDPGKFKEAELKMRKQFGMPEEEKLVNYYSCSYWKGRVPRQGWLYLTVNHLCFYSFLLGKEVTLVIQWVDVTQLEKNATLLFPECIKVSTRDSELYFSMFLNINETFKFMEQLANIAMRQLLDNESFLQDKSLPKPRKPLKNISALKRDLDARAKNECYRATFRLPKDECLDGHTDCTLWTPFNKMHIPGQMFVSNNYICFASKAEEACHLIIPLREVTIVEKADSSSVLPSPLSISTKSKMTFFFANLKDRDFLVQRISDFLQRTPSKKPLSSEREWKWNSGDLGCEEGPELPSSSPLAVSPTSALNNRPVNFCAGEVPTASQGLLKLFRRNSEELLGPKGAKEKMKEESWNIHFFEYGRGMCMYRTTKTRELVQKGIPENLRGELWLLFSGAWNEMVTHPGYYADLVEKSMGKYNLATEEIERDLHRSMPEHPAFQNELGIAALRRVLTAYAFRNPTIGYCQAMNIVTSVLLLYCNEEEAFWLLVALCERMLPDYYNTRVVGALVDQGIFEELTREYLPQLSEKMQELGVISTISLSWFLTLFLSVMPFESAVVIVDCFFYEGIKFILQVSLAILDANMEKLLQCCDEGEAMTILGRYLDNVVNRQSVSPPIPHLHALLTSGDDPPLEIDIFDLIRTSYEKFSNLKADDIEQMRFKQRLKVIQSLEDTAKKSVVRAVSSDIGFSIEELEELYVVFKAKYLMSCYWGNNRAAAARRDQSLPYLEQYRIDMEQFKELFIALTPWSCGAHTPVLAGRLFRLLDENRDSLINFKEFVTGMSGMYHGDLTEKLKVLYKLHLPPALNPEETESALEATSYFTEDVTAEVSPFVSELDFCLHCESQETQEEKGRRNDSGQEKEEKGTSPQDYRYYLRMWAKEKESKKETIKDLPKMSQEQFIELCKTLYNMFSEDPVEQELYHAIATVASLLLRIGEVGKKFSNRPMRKSEDCKTASSQDPVSEEESPTSEQSQNSTVEQQPRADREDKTCRDVQPEKPEQENQTLGDGSGEGQGSPLQLLSDDETKDDMSMSSYSMVSTGSLQCEDIADDTVLVGCEGGSSAARYGSTIDTDWSISFEQILASMLTETALVNYFEKKVNILQKIKDQKKVERQFSSSSDYELSSVSG from the exons GATCATCTCGAAAGGAGATCACAAAGCATTGGGAATGGCTGGAGAATAACTTACTGCAGACTCTGTCCATCTTTGATAATGAAGAAGATATCACCACCTTTGTCAAGGGCAAGATACAT GGAATTATAGCTGAAGAGAATAAGAACCAGCAGCCTCAGAGCGAAGAGGATCCAGGTAAATTCAAAGAGGCTGAACTGAAGATGCGGAAGCAGTTTGGGATGccagaagaagagaaattgGTGAACTACTACTCTTGCAGTTACTGGAAAGGACGTGTAcccaggcagggctggctgtaCCTCACTGTCAATCACCTCTGTTTCTATTCATTCCTGCTGGGCAAAGAGG tgacGCTGGTGATTCAGTGGGTGGATGTAACCCAGCTAGAAAAAAATGCTACGCTGCTGTTCCCTGAGTGCATTAAAGTGAGCACAAGGGACAGtgaactttatttttccatgtttctgaACATCAATGAGACCTTCAAGTTCATGGAGCAGCTGGCTAACATTGCTATGCGGCAGCTGCTGGATAACGAGAGCTTCCTGCAGGACAAGTCCCTCCCAAAGCCCAGGAAGCCTCTGAAGAACATCTCTGCACTAAAAAG AGACCTGGATGCTCGGGCCAAAAATGAATGCTACCGTGCCACTTTCCGGCTGCCCAAGGATGAGTGCCTGGATGGACACACAGACTGCACGTTGTGGACACCATTCAACAAGATGCACATTCCTGGTCAGATGTTTGTTTCCAACAATTACATCTGCTTTGCCAGCAAGGCAGAGGAGGCCTGTCATCTCATCATTCCTCTCAGGGAG GTGACAATAGTTGAGAAGGCAGATAGCTCCAGTGTCTTGCCCAGCCCTCTGTCCATCAGCACTAAAAGTAAAATGACCTTCTTCTTTGCCAATCTGAAGGACCGAGATTTCTTGGTGCAGAGAATCTCCGACTTCTTGCAGAGAACCCCATCCAAGAAACCTCTCAGCAGCGAGAGGGAATGGAAGTGGAATTCGGGTGATCTTGGCTGTGAG gaagGTCCGGAGCTGCCTTCCAGCAGCCCTCTTGCAGTTAGCCCCACGTCTGCTCTCAACAATCGACCTGTCAACTTCTGTGCTGGTGAAGTGCCAACTGCATCCCAGGGACTGCTCaaacttttcagaagaaattctgagGAGCTTTTGGGACCCAAAGGG gcaaaggagaagaTGAAGGAGGAGTCTTggaacattcatttctttgaatATGGGAGAGGGATGTGTATGTATCGTACTACCAAGACTAGGGAGCTGGTGCAGAAAGGAATCCCAGAGAATCTTCGTGGAGAACTGTGGCTCCTTTTCTCAG GGGCTTGGAATGAGATGGTCACTCATCCTGGTTACTATGCAGATCTTGTGGAAAAGTCGATGGGAAAGTACAATCTTGCTACAGAAGAAATTGAGAGAGATCTGCACCGTTCTATGCCAGAACATCCTGCCTTCCAGAATGAGTTGGGAATTGCTGCTCTCCGGAGGGTCTTAACAGCTTATGCATTCAGGAATCCAACAATTGGATACTGTCAG GCAATGAACATTGTaacatcagtgctgctgttatACTGCAATGAGGAGGAGGCTTTCTGGCTCCTAGTGGCTTTATGTGAGCGGATGTTGCCAGATTACTACAATACAAGAGTAGTGG GTGCATTGGTGGACCAGGGCATCTTTGAAGAACTCACACGAGAGTATCTTCCACAGCTGTCAGAAAAGAtgcaggagctgggagtgaTTTCCACCATATCCCTTTCTTGGTTCCTCACACTCTTCCTCAGTGTCATGCCCTTTGAAAGTGCTGTTGTCATTGTTGACTGTTTTTTCTATGAGGGCATCAAGTTTATCTTGCAGGTGTCATTGGCCATTCTTGATGCCAACATGGAGAAGTTGTTACAGTGCTGTGATGAAGGTGAAGCAATGACTATTCTGGGCAG gtATTTGGACAACGTAGTTAACAGGCAGAGTGTCTCACCTCCTATTCCACACCTGCATGCCTTATTGACAAGTGGGGATGACCCACCACTTGAAATTGACATCTTTGACCTCATCAGAACATCCTATGAG AAATTTAGCAATTTGAAGGCAGATGACATTGAACAAATGCGTTTTAAACAAAGGCTGAAGGTGATCCAGTCTCTGGAGGACACGGCCAAGAAGAGTGTG GTCCGGGCTGTGTCTAGTGACATTGGTTTCTCTATTGAAGAACTAGAAGAGCTGTATGTAGTGTTCAAG GCAAAGTACCTGATGAGCTGCTACTGGGGAAATAATCGTGCTGCAGCTGCCCGCCGAGATCAGAGCCTGCCCTACCTGGAGCAGTATCGCATAGACATGGAGCAGTTCAAAGAGCTCTTCATCGCTTTGACCCCCTGGTCCTGTGGTGCACATACCCCTGTGCTAGCAGGGCGCTTGTTCCGGCTTCTGGATGAGAACAGGGATTCTCTCATTAACTTCAAGGAGTTTGTGACGGGGATGA GTGGGATGTACCATGGTGACCTCACTGAAAAGCTCAAAGTACTTTACAAACTGCATCTGCCTCCTG CTCTGAATCCAGAGGAAACAGAGTCTGCTTTGGAGGCCACAAGTTATTTCACAGAGGATGTTACAGCAGAAG TATCTCCTTTTGTCTCAGAGCTGGATTTCTGCCTGCACTGTGAGTCTCAAG AAACccaggaagagaaaggaagaagaaatgacagTGGTCAAGAAAAAG AGGAGAAAGGTACCAGCCCACAGGACTATAGATACTACCTAAGAATGTGGGCCAAGGAGAAAGAGTCCAAGAAGGAAACTATTAAAGATCTCCCCAAAATGAGCCAG GAACAGTTCATAGAGTTATGCAAGACTCTTTACAACATGTTCAGTGAGGACCCAGTAGAGCAAGAGCTGTACCATGCTATTGCCACTGTTGCCAGCCTCCTCCTGCGAATTGGGGAGGTTGGAAAAAAGTTCTCCAACAGACCCATGAGGAAGTCTGAGGACTGCAAAACAGCCAGTAGCCAAGATCCCGTGAGTGAAGAGGAGTCGCCTACATCTGAACAGAGTCAGAACTCAACAGTGGAGCAGCAGCCCCGAGCTGATCGTGAGGACAAAACCTGCAGAGATGTTCAGCCTGAAAAGCCTGAGCAGGAGAACCAAACTCTAGGAGATGGTTCAGGGGAAGGACAAGGCTCTCCTTTACAGCTGCTATCAGATGATGAAACCAAAGATGATATGTCCATGTCTTCCTACTCCATGGTCAGCACAGGCTCCTTGCAGTGTGAAGACATTGCAGATGACACGGTCCTAGTTGGCTGTGAAGGTGGTAGTTCAGCTGCCAGGTACGGCAGTACCATTGATACTGACTGGTCTATTTCCTTTGAGCAGATCTTGGCTTCCATGCTGACTGAGACAGCTCTTGTAAACTATTTTGAGAAAAAAGTCAACATTCTCCAAAAGATCAAAGATCAGAAGAAGGTAGAGAGGCAGTTCAGTTCATCCAGCGACTATGAGCTTTCTTCTGTGTCAGGGTGA